The following coding sequences lie in one Manis javanica isolate MJ-LG chromosome X, MJ_LKY, whole genome shotgun sequence genomic window:
- the CFP gene encoding properdin, whose amino-acid sequence MAAPVQAPQMLLLPLLLLTLPTTGSDPVLCFTQYEESSGKCKGLLGEGVSVGDCCLNAAYAYQEPGSKLCQACRFPRWSPWSAWAPCSVTCTEGSQLRHRRCVGRGGQCPEKVEPGALQWQLQACEDQPCCPEIGGWSDWGPWMPCSATCSKGTRTRHRACDHPTPKCGGRCPGKAQESEACDTKQVCPTHGSWAAWGPWGPCSGSCHGGNNAPMERRSRTCSAPEPSMKPPGRPCPGPASEQRGCTGLPACPVAGGWGPWSPTSPCSVTCGLGQTMEQRTCNQPIPQHGGPFCAGDASRTHVCNTAVPCPVNGEWGLWGEWSICIRRNMKSISCEEIPGQQTRSRSCKGRKFDGHRCVGDQQDIRHCYNIQRCPWKGSWAEWSTWGLCMPPCGPNPVRTRQRLCTAPLPKFSPTVTMVEGQGEKNVTFWGKPSTVCEMLQGQKAVVEEKRPCLHVPACKDPEDEQR is encoded by the exons ATGGCCGCCCCAGTACAGGCCCCTCAGATGCTTTTGCTGCCGCTGCTGCTGCTCACTCTGCCAACAACAG GCTCAGACCCTGTACTCTGCTTCACCCAATATGAGGAATCCTCGGGCAAGTGCAAGGGCCTCCTTGGGGAAGGTGTCAGTGTGGGAGACTGTTGTCTCAATGCTGCCTACGCCTATCAGGAGCCCGGCAGCAAGCTCTGCCAGGCATGCAG GTTCCCGCGATGGTCACCATGGTCCGCGTGGGCCCCCTGCTCAGTGACATGCACTGAGGGCTCCCAGCTGCGGCACCGGCGCTGTGTAGGCCGGGGTGGGCAGTGCCCTGAGAAGGTGGAGCCAGGGGCCCTCCAGTGGCAGCTGCAGGCCTGCGAGGACCAGCCATGCTGTCCTG AGATTGGTGGCTGGTCCGACTGGGGGCCCTGGATGCCTTGCTCTGCTACGTGCTCCAAAGGGACCCGGACCCGTCATAGAGCATGTGACCATCCCACCCCCAAGTGTGGGGGCCGCTGCCCAGGAAAGGCACAGGAGTCAGAGGCCTGTGACACCAAGCAGGTGTGCCCCA CACACGGGTCCTGGGCTGCTTGGGGCCCCTGGGGCCCCTGCTCAGGCTCCTGCCACGGGGGAAACAACGCACCTATGGAGAGACGAAGCCGCACGTGTTCTGCACCAGAGCCCTCCATGAAGCCTCCTgggaggccctgcccagggccagCCAGTGAGCAGCGGGGCTGCACTGGCCTGCCAGCCTGCCCAG TGGCTGGTGGCTGGGGACCATGGAGCCCTACAAGCCCCTGCTCTGTGACCTGTGGCCTGGGACAAACCATGGAACAGCGGACATGTAATCAGCCTATACCCCAGCATGGGGGCCCCTTCTGTGCTGGTGATGCCTCCCGGACCCACGTCTGCAACACGGCTGTGCCCTGCCCTG TGAATGGGGAGTGGGGGCTCTGGGGGGAGTGGAGCATCTGCATCCGCCGGAACATGAAATCcatcagctgtgaggagatccCAGGGCAGCAGACACGCTCGAGGAGCTGCAAAGGCCGCAAGTTTGATGGACATCGATGTGTTGGGGACCAGCAGGATATCCGGCACTGCTACAACATCCAGCGCTGCCCCT GGAAAGGCTCGTGGGCGGAGTGGAGTACCTGGGGGCTGTGCATGCCCCCCTGTGGACCCAACCCTGTGCGCACCCGCCAACGCCTCTGCACGGCCCCACTCCCCAAGTTCTC GCCCACCGTCACCATGGTCGAAGGTCAGGGCGAGAAGAATGTGACCTTTTGGGGGAAACCTTCGACGGTGTGTGAGATGCTGCAGGGGCAGAAGGCGGTGGTGGAGGAGAAACGGCCGTGTCTACACGTGCCTGCTTGCAAAGACCCTGAAGATGAGCAGCGCTAA